TTTTCGGTCTTGGAACGCCAAGGATTTCATCTACTTTTTCCAGCGAAATTTTTGGGTCATACTCTTTTACCAAAGCAGTCTGTAATGCTACCCATCTTGCCACAGAAGCAATTCTTTTCTCTAAGGTTCTTACGCCGCTTTCAGAGGTATGAGCCTCAATAATATGCTTAAGTTCAGCATTTCCAAGTTTGAATGATTTGGTGTCCAGTCCATTCTCTTCCTGCTGTTTTTTGATTAAGTGTCTTTTTGCAATCTCAATCTTTTCTTCCAATGTATATCCGGCAATCTGAATGATCTCCGTTCTGTCCAAAAGTGGAGTCTGAATCGTTGAAAGGGAGTTTGCTGTTGCAATAAACATTACTTTCGACAGGTCGTATCCCATTTCAAGGAAGTTGTCGTAGAAAGATTTATTTTGTTCAGGGTCAAGGACTTCTAGTAGTGCAGAACTTGGGTCTCCGTGAAGTCCCTGAGCAATTTTATCAATCTCATCCAAAACAATTACAGGATTAGAAGTTCCTGCCTTTTTGATAGACTGAAGAATTCTTCCGGCCATCGCACCAATATAGGTTTTTCTGTGTCCACGGATTTCACTTTCATCATGAAGTCCACCTAAAGATAATCTTATATATTTTCTGCCTAAAGAATCTGCAATAGATTTACCTAAGGATGTTTTACCTACTCCCGGAGGCCCTACTAATAGTAGAATAGGAGACTTCATGTTGTTCTTTAGTTTTAAAACAGCCATGTGCTCCAAAATTCTTTTCTTAATATCTTCAAGTCCGAAATGTGCTTTATCTAACACCTTTTCAGCCCTTGCAATATCAAAAGTATCTTTGGTATAGGTTTCCCATGGAAGATCTGTGAAGAAATCAAGGTAATTTCTCTGTACATTATAGTCCGGAGAATTAGGGTTTTGTCTTTGTAATCGGCCAATTTCTTTCTGGAAATGATCTTCAACTTCCTGGCTCCATTTCTTTGTTTTAGCTTTAGCAATAAGGTCTGCAACATCACTTTCAGGTCCACCACCCAATTCTTCCTGGATGGTTCTGATCTGCTGGTTCAGGAAATACTCTCTTTGCTGTTTATCAAGATCTTTTGAAGTTTTCTGGTGAATTTGATTTCTCAATTCCAGCTTTCTGAAATCTTCATGCATCATCTCGTAGCATTTATTGGCCCTTTCCATCATGCTTTTTTCCTCAAGCAGCCTTTGCTTTTCCAGAGATGGGAAGCTGGCGTTGGTACAGATGAAATTCAGCAGATCATCATTATTATTGATATTTTTGATGGCGAAATTAGCTGCATTAGGAATATTAGGGTCCAGCTCAATGATTTTTAAAGCAAGCTCTTTGATATTTTCTAATAACGCTTCATATTCCTCCTGATTTTTAGGTTTATTATCCTTTAATTTTGTGATTTCAGCTTTAAAATAAGGTTGAATGTCAACAATTTTCTTGATTTTAAACCTATGGAAGCCTTTGGTAATAGCCGTAATATTACCTTCAGGAAGTTTAATGATCTTGATGATCTTTGCTAATGTACCGGTGGTATAAATATCCTTTTCGGTAGGTTGTTCAAGATCAGAATTCTTCTGGCTTACAATTCCGATGAAATCTCCGTTTTTCTGCGCTTCCTCAAGGAGTTGTATAGAGGTTTTTCTTCCTGCAGTAATAGGAATTACTACATTCGGGAACATTACCATATTTCTTACGGGAAGTATTGGGAATATTTTCTGTTCGGAATTTTTTTCAGTCTCACCAAAGTCGGAAAGATTGATTTCTTCAGTGACGATATCAAAACCGTCGCTGATCATTTCTTCTAAACTTATATCTTCAAATTCTGTCATAATGGATCGAATGACAAATTGTCATTTTCGTTTTTAATCGTTAAATGGATTTTTTTATAATAAGCCCTGAAAACGTGTGGTATATTATAATATACTAGATTGCACAATACTTATGCCATTTGTTTTTTGCTAAAAAATATGGTCAAAATTTCCTTTTTTACATAATCTTTAGGATTTAAAATTAAAATAAAGAACTTCTGCTTCTCTAATTTCTTAAAAATGTGTATTTTCGCAAACTGATAAAAAACTATAATTTATAAAATGGCAATTTTAGGACAGATTAGGAGTAAGCCTTGGCTTTTAATGGGAGTAATAGCCTTAGCGCTTTTGGCGTTCTTGGTGAACCCAGACAGTATCGACAAGGTTTTTGGTAAGAATCCTGACGTTTTAGGAAAAGTAAATGGTGAGAAAATCACCCGCGAAGAGTTCAATGATCAGCTTTTCGTGCTGCAGCAACAAGCTGAACAACAGGGTCGTCCAAAGAACGGTCTTGAAGAACAG
This Chryseobacterium sp. G0162 DNA region includes the following protein-coding sequences:
- the lon gene encoding endopeptidase La — encoded protein: MTEFEDISLEEMISDGFDIVTEEINLSDFGETEKNSEQKIFPILPVRNMVMFPNVVIPITAGRKTSIQLLEEAQKNGDFIGIVSQKNSDLEQPTEKDIYTTGTLAKIIKIIKLPEGNITAITKGFHRFKIKKIVDIQPYFKAEITKLKDNKPKNQEEYEALLENIKELALKIIELDPNIPNAANFAIKNINNNDDLLNFICTNASFPSLEKQRLLEEKSMMERANKCYEMMHEDFRKLELRNQIHQKTSKDLDKQQREYFLNQQIRTIQEELGGGPESDVADLIAKAKTKKWSQEVEDHFQKEIGRLQRQNPNSPDYNVQRNYLDFFTDLPWETYTKDTFDIARAEKVLDKAHFGLEDIKKRILEHMAVLKLKNNMKSPILLLVGPPGVGKTSLGKSIADSLGRKYIRLSLGGLHDESEIRGHRKTYIGAMAGRILQSIKKAGTSNPVIVLDEIDKIAQGLHGDPSSALLEVLDPEQNKSFYDNFLEMGYDLSKVMFIATANSLSTIQTPLLDRTEIIQIAGYTLEEKIEIAKRHLIKKQQEENGLDTKSFKLGNAELKHIIEAHTSESGVRTLEKRIASVARWVALQTALVKEYDPKISLEKVDEILGVPRPKSLSEITGVPGVVTGLAWTSVGGDILYIESILSNGKGALTMTGNLGTVMKESATIALEYIKAKHDELGIAQEDLDKKNIHVHVPEGATPKDGPSAGIAMLTSMVSSFKNKKIKPHLAMTGEITLRGKVLPVGGIKEKLLAATRAGVKDVILCEANRKDVEEIKKDYLKNLKVHYVNRMEEVIDIAIEK